Within the Acidimicrobiales bacterium genome, the region TGCAGGTCAAGAACGGCAAGTGGCAGCGGCTCGTGCCGGATTCGGGTTTCATCTGCCAATGACCGAGCTGCTGCAGTTCACGCTGTTCGGTCTCATCCTGGGCTGCATTTACGCCATCGCGGCGATGGGCCTCGTACTCACCTACACGGTGACGGGCGTCTTCAACTTCGCCCACGGCGCCGTCGGCATGCTGGCGGCCTTCGGCTTCTACGAGTTGCACGTCAACGACGGCTGGCCGACACCGCTCGCGATCGTGGCGGTCGTGTTCGTGGGCGCGCCGCTCGCCGGGGTGGTCGTCGAACGGCTGCTGCGTCGTTTCCAGGGTGCGGACTACGCGACATCGCTCGTCGTGACGATCGCGCTCACCGTCGGACTGCTCGGCATCGCGCTGCGCGCCTTCGATCCCGGTGAGGCGCGCCTGTCGCCGTACCTGTTCGGCAACCACCGCATCGTCATCGCGTCCGTGCCGATCACGTACGACCGCATCGCGCAGGTCGTCATCGCAATCGCTGTCGCGATCGGCCTCCGCGTCCTGTTGTTCAACACACCGATCGGCGCCCGCATGCGCGCCGTCGTGGACGATCGGGAGCTGGCCAGCCTCGACGGCGTCCGCTCGCTCTTCGTGGCGCGGTTCAGCTGGATGATCGGCTTCATGCTCGCCGCCCTCGGCGGGGTGCTCTTCGCGGGTGGCCAGAACCTCAGCGCCATCGCGCTCACCCTCCTCGTGCTGAACGCGTACGGCGCGGCGATGATCGGACGGCTCACCAGCTTTCCCATGACGATCGTCGGCGCGCTGGCACTCGGGCTGATCCAAGAATTGACCAACGTCAGCTGGCTGTATCCCGACCAGGCGTTCTTCCTCCGGCTCCGGCTTGCCATTCCCGGCCTGTTTCTCATCGTCGCCGTTTTGCTGGTCCCGTCGTTCCGCCTATCCGTTGGTCGCATCGTCGGGCGCGACGAGCCGGCGGTACCGACGCTGCGCAAGTCCTTGCTCTCCGCTGTCGCCCTTGTCGTGTTTGTGGCGGTATTCGTCAACGCCATTCCCGCCGAGCAGCGCCGGCACGTCGTCGGCGCGCTCGTCATCGCCACGATCGCTTTGTCGCTGGTTGCGCTGACGGGGCTGTCGGGCCAGGTGTCGCTGACGCAGTACCTGTTCGTGGGCCTCGGCGCCTTCGTTACCGGATCGATCTCGCACGGACACTCCCTCACCGGGATGCTCCTCGGCGGACTGTTGTGCGCCGTCGTCGGCGCGCTGGTGGCGTTGCCTGCGGTGCGGTTGCGCGGACTGCACCTCGCGTTGAGCACGTTTGGCGTCGCGCTCGTCGGCCGCGAACTCATCCTCGGTGACGAACGCATCCTCGGACAAGGCGGCCTCGGCGTCGGCCGGCCCAGCATCTTCGGCATCAACCTCGGGTCCGACGCCGCGTTCGCGATCTGGTGCGCCGTGATCTTCGCCGTGTTCGCCGTGCTCATCGGCGTCTTGCGGCGGAGCTGGTTCGGCCGGCGGCTGACCGCGATCCGCGACAGCGAGTTGGCAGCCGCGTCGCTGGGACTGGGCGTGCGCACGACCAAGGTTGCGGTCTTCGCGTTCTCGGCCTTCATCGCCGGATGCGCCGGTGCGCTCTTCGGTGGATGGCAGGGCGCGGCGCAGGGCTTGCAGTTCGATCCGATCAACAGCCTCGTCATCGTGTTGTTTGCGTATGTCGGCGGCATCACGACGGTGGCGGGCGCGCTGGTCGCCGGCGCGCTGTTTGCGTTGCTGAACTATGCAGAGGCGACCTTCCCGTCGATAGGTGGCGTGGTGTTCATCGGCGTCGCCGCCGCGGCGATCACGCTCGGCCGTCAGCCGAACGGGCTCGCGGGCATCGGCCTTGACGCCGTGCGTCAGATCAAGCGCCGCCTGCCGCGCACGGCGCGCCCGAACGCCGCGGTCGCACAGTCGGCGGTGGAGGCCGTATGACGACGGCGGTGGCGGCCGAGGTTTCGCCGCTGGCGTTGCTGGGAGTCGGGGCGGCGTACGGGCGCATCGAGGTTCTGCACGGCGTCGACATCGCCGTGCCGCGTCACCGCGTCGCCGCGCTGCTTGGCCCCAACGGCGCCGGCAAGACGACGGCGCTCGCGGTGATGAGCGGGCTGATGCAGCCGACGCGCGGTTGCCGTCATGTCGATGGCCGGCACGTCAACCGTGCGCGCGCCGACGAACTCACGCGCATCGGTATCCGCCATATTCGCGAAGGTCGTTCCGTGTACCCGAACCTGAGTGTGCGCGACAACCTCATCGTCGCCGCGTCGGCGGGCGCATCCGCCGCGGCGATCGAAGAGGTGGCGTTCACGTTGTTCCCGCAGCTGAAGGCGCGCCACGCGCAACTGGCGGGCAATCTGTCGGGCGGTGAGAAGCAGATGTTGGCGCTCGCGCGCGGGCTCGGTGCACAGCCGTCGGTGCTGCTCATCGACGAGCTGTCGATGGGGCTGGCCCCGCTCGTGGTCGCCGAGCTGTACGAGACCGTCGCCAACGTCGCGGCGCAAGGTGTCTCGGTGCTCGTCGTCGAACAGTTCGCGCGCGTCGGTCTGCGGTACGCGTCGGAGGCCTACGTGATGGCGCACGGGACCGTGACCTACGCCGGGCCGAGCGCCGGCGCCGAAGACGCGGTGTACCGCGCCTACCTGGGGGCCGACAAGTGAAGCTTCGGCTCTTTGGCGCGCTCCTCGTGGGCGCTGTCGCCCTTGCCCCGACCGCTTCGGTGGGCGCACAAACCTCCGACACTGCGCTCGGTGGCTACCAGGGCACGGCGGCCGGCTCGGCGTTACAGGTCGACTACACACCACAGGGGCTGCTGCCGCTGCCGTCGCTGATCGACATCGGTTCGCCCGATGCCGTGGCGACGATCTCGAGCGGTCCTTCGACGTTCGCGCAGTCTTCGGTGCTAGATCCGGGCGACCTCCTCTACAACCCCGACGCCCTGCTCACGCTGTTCTCGTCGCAGTACCCGTCGGGAACGTTGCCGACCTATCCGTTCCGCGTGTCGGCGAACTCCGGCTTCGGGGAGCCGTCAGCGGAGTCCAATCCGGCGCCGGGTCTCAACGCCACGGTCCGCGCCGAGCCCGACGGGTCACGTGCGAGCGCGTCGGCGCCGGCGGTGCAAGCGCCGCCGCTCGTCAATCTCGGGACCGCGTCGGCACTGGCCACGACGAAGATCAGCGGGGACACCGTGATCACGCATTCGCTCACCAAGGTGAGCGGCATTGACGTGTTCAACCTCCTGACGATCGACTCCGTGGTGACCGATCTCACAGCCACGTCGCAGGGCGCGGGCAAGACACCGAAGCTCGAGGGCGGCACGAAGATCGTGGGCGCCAAGATCGCCGGGCGGCCCGTCACCATCGACGGCGACGGCGTGCACGTCCCGAAGAGTGCCCTGCCCGTGCCGAAGAGCCTCGGCGCCAGCCTCAACGACGCGCTCAAGCGTGCCGGCCTGCACATCACGGTCTCGGCGCCGATTCCGCTGTCGGACTCGTCGCACGGGCGGTTGGCTTCCGGCGGACTGCGCATCGACTTCGACAACTCGACGCGGTCGATCTCGGCGCTCGCCCAACTGTTCGACGCCATTCCGTCGATCGCCAGCCCGGTGCCGATGGTGCCGTCGGTCGACGACATCAAGGTCGCGCTGCAGGCGCGCAACGTCGCGGCCATCGAGCTGGCGCGCGGTGACGTCTCGCTGGCGACGACGAGCGCCGCCATCTTCGACGACGACACGGCGCTACCCGTGGCCGACCTGGGTGCGGACCTCGGCAACTACGACATCCCGTCGTCGCCCGACGTGGGCGCGCTGGTGCCGCGTCAGCCTGCGGCGGTGCTGCCGCGCACCACCACAGCGGCGACCACGAATCCGGTGTCGCCCTTCGGCGCCGGCATCGGCGGGCTGTTGCTGATCGCGTTGTTGCTGCAACCGTTCTTCGGCCAAGCGCTGGCGCGACTGTCCAACGGCGTACTGGCGCCCACCGGCGCCGAATCGTGTGATCGTGAGGAGCTATGACCGATATCGCAGACCGCGACGAGCGGTTGGCCGCCGGCGCGGAGGAACTTGCGGCGCGCGGCGACGGCTCGATCGTCAGCCAGCGCCAGTTCCTGCTCGTCGCGTCGGGGGCGCTGATGACCCTCGGGTTGACCGCCATCGTCCTCGGCTGGATCGGCGCCAGTCGCTCCACCCTGGTCGAAGAGCAGGTGCCGTACCTCATCTCGGGCGGCCTGCTCGGCGTCGCGCTGAGCATCATCGGCGCGCTCAGCTTCTTCAGTCACTGGTTCGTCACCGGCATCCGCGAGGCGCGCGTGCACGAAGCGGCGCGCCAGCGCGACCACGCCGAACTCGTCGCCGCCATTTCGTCGCTGACCGACGCGCTCACGCCAAAGGAGGAGACGAATGGCACTGCTCGAAGCCCGCGGAGTTCGCGTTCGGTTCGGCGGACTCCAAGCCGTTGACGACGTAAGCCTCGACGTCGAGGCCGGCACCATCGTCGGCCTCATCGGACCGAACGGCGCGGGCAAGACGACCACGTTCAACGCGCTGTCGGGCGTGCAGGCGTGCAGCGGCAAAGTGGTGCTCGACGGGGCCGACGTGTCGCACGAGCCGGTGCACAAGCGCGCCACGCGCGGCATGGCGCGCACGTTCCAGCGCCTCGAGGTGTTCGGCTCGATGTCGGCGTTCGACAACATCCGCACCGCGGCCGAGATCGCCGGGCGCGCCCAGCGCCGCGGCATCGGCGAAGCCGCGGCCACGGCGCGTGAAATCGTCGACCGCCTCGGCCTCGTGCCCGTCGCCGACCGGCGCGCCGACGCCCTGCCCACCGGCCAGGGCCGTCTTGTCGAGCTCGGCCGGGCGCTGGCGACGCGTCCCAAGATCGTGTTGCTCGACGAGCCGGCGTCGGGGTTGAACGAATCCGAAACCGAACGCTTGTCGACGGTGCTCGAAGCGGTGCGCGACGACGGCATCGGCGTGCTGCTCGTGGAGCACGACATGGACCTCGTCATGCAGCTGTGCTCGACGATCTACGCCCTCAACTTCGGCACCGTCATCGCCAGCGGCACGCCGGCGCAGATCCGCAAGGACCCGGCCGTCCAGGACGCGTACCTCGGCAGCGCCGTCTGACTCGCGGGTCAGGCGGGGGGTCGGGGAGCGACGATCAGGGAGTGGATGGCGTCGGTGGCGCCGGCGTGCAGGACCAGGTCGACGGCGTCGACGAGGCGCTGCACCGGCATGAGCGTGCCGCTCATGTAGCCGCGGGCGAACCACTGCGGCATGAGTTCCGAGACCAGCTCGCCGTCCCAGCCGTTGGCGAACTCGGTCATGGCGTCGCCCTCGCCGCCGGCGCATTCGCCCACGACGAGACGGGTGAAGCCGACGGTCGGGTGCTCGGCGCGCCAGGCGTCGACCAGCTTGTCGAGCGCCGCCTTGGTGACGGCGTAGGACGCCAGGCCGGGCCACGGCGGCGTCAACGACGCGCTGACCGACGACAGGTACACGGCGGTGCCATTCGACGCCCTGAGATGCGGGAGTGCGGCCCCGGTGGCGAGTGCCGCGCCCACGACGTTGGTGTCGAACGTGCGGTGCCACGTGTCGGCGTCGATGTCCTCGATGCGGGTGAGCGGGCCGACGGCGGGGGTGTACACGAGGCCGTCGATACCGCCCATCGCGGTGGCCGCTTCGTCGATCGCGGCGGCACACGACGCGGCGTCGGTGGCGTCACAGGCGATGGCGAGTGCGCCGTTGCCGGCTTCGGCGGCGGCGTCGGCGATGCGGTCCTTGCGGCGCGCCATGAGAGCGACTTGCGCCCCCTTGTGTGCCAATCCGACACCGATGCAGCGGCCCAGTCCGCCCGACGCTCCGATCACGACCACTCGCATCACGCCGACAGTAAACGAACTACCGTCGGCGGAACGAAGCCACCAGGAGGGTCCGATGTCCGTACAAGACGAGCTGCGTTTGCTGGCCAACCCCGACCACTTTTTCATCGGCGGTGAATGGGTGGCGCCGTCGTCGGGCTCGGCTTTCGAGGTGATCGACTCGGCGACCGAGCAGGTCTTCATGCGCGTCGCCGAAGCGCAGGCACCCGACATGGACCGCGCCATCAGCGCGGCGCGCACCGCCTTCGACGAAGGTCCGTGGCCACGTATGACCCACGCCGAGCGCGCCAGTTACCTCGAGGCGCTCGGGGCCGGCATCGCGGCGCGCAACGACGACCTCGGCCAGATCTGGCCACGCCAGTCGGGCGCGCTGCACAAGGTGGCGCAGTACGCCGGCCTCGGTGCGCAGGCGACGTTCAACTACTACGCCGGGCTGGCCAACACGTTTGCGTGGGAAGAGCGCGCCACGCCGAGCGCCGGGGGCAAGTTCGGTCTGCTGGTCCGCGAGCCCGTCGGCGTCGTCGGCGCGATCATCCCGTGGAACGCGCCGCTCGGCCTTATCGCCAACAAGGTGGCACCGGCGCTGATCGCCGGTTGCACCGTCGTGCTCAAGGCGTCGCCCGAGGCGCCGGGCGAGGCCTACGTCGTCGCCGAAGCGGCCGAGGCGATCGGGCTGCCGCCCGGCGTGCTCAACGTGCTGACCGCCGATCGCGAAGTGTCGGAACTGTTGGTGCGCGACCCGCGCGTCGACAAGATCACGTTCACCGGGTCGACGGCCGCCGGCCGGCGCATCGCGTCGATCTGCGGTGAGCGCATCGCCCGCTGCACGCTCGAACTCGGCGGCAAGTCCGCGGCGGTGATCCTCGACGACATGGACCTCGGGGTCGCCGCCAAGACGCTGTCGCGCGCCGAGTGCTTCCTCGCCGGGCAGGTGTGCTCGTCGCTGACGCGCATCGTGGTGTCGCGTTCGCGTCACGACGAACTGGTCGAGGCGCTGGCGGCGACGTTCTCGCAGGTGCGCGTGGGCGATCCCTTCGACGCCGAGACGCAAATGGGTCCGCTCGTGGCCGAGCGCCAGCGCGACCGCGTCCTCGACTACATCGCCAAGGGCGTCGATGCCGGCGCGCAGCTGGCCACCGGCGGTGGCCGCCCGGCGCACCTGGAGCGCGGCTACTTCGTCGAGCCGACGGTGTTCGGCAACGTCGACAACGGCTCGGTGATCGCGCAGGAGGAGATCTTCGGCCCAGTGTTGTCGGTCATCCCGGCGGCCGACGAGCGCGACGCGGTGCGCATCGCCAACGACACCATCTACGGCCTCAACGCGTCGGTGTTCACCAACGACGTCGACCGGGCGCGCGAGGTGGCAGGCCAGTTGCGTTCGGGCACCGTCGGGCACAACGCGTTCCGTACCGATTTCGGCATCGCCTTCGGCGGGTTCAAGCAGTCGGGCATCGGCCGCGAGGGCGGCATCGAGGGTCTGCTGCCGTTCCTCGAGACCAAGACGGTCATCCTCGAGGACACGCCGAGCAACTACTCGTAACGCGGTCTACAGATCGAGGCCGCGCCGGAGGAAGAAGTCCTTGATCGGCGTCGGCGTCAACGTGTCGGCCAGCAGCAGGGCGCGAGCGTCCGCTCCCACGAGGTAGCGGGCGCGCGGCAGGCGCGTCGTCAGCGCGGTGGCGATCGTCCTGGCGCACTGCGTCGGATCGCCCATCAAGCGTTCGAGCACCCGCTGGCCGCTCATCGAGCGGCGGTACGCCGCGATGAAGCGCGACCCGGCCTGTTCGCGGTTGGCGATGTCGCGCTCCATGTCGTCCCAGATGTTGGTCTTGAAGCCGCCGGGTTCGACGAGGGCGACGTGCACGCCGCGGGACGCGACCTCGATGCGCAGCGCGTCCGACAAGGCTTCGAGGGCGTGCTTGGCCGCGGTGTAGTGACCGGCGAGCGGCGACGTGGTGCGCCCGGCGATCGACGACACGTTCACGATGCGGCCGCCGCCGTTGCGGACCATCTCGGGGATGGCCAGGCGCGCCAGGCGGACCGGGGCGTGCACCATCGTCTCGAACAGCAGGTGGGCTTCGTCGTCGGAAACGTCCTCGACGGCGCCCGTGAGTCCGAACCCGGCGTTGTTGACGAGCCCCGACAGCGGCGGCAGCGACTCGATCACCGACGCGCATGCGTCGGCGTCGGTGACGTCGAGGATGATCGTGTCGACCTTGCCGGCGACGCCGGCGTCAGCCGCGGCCTTGATCACGACGTCGGACTTCTCTTGGGAGCGCACGCTGCCAACCGAGTGGAAGCCGACTTTGGCTAACTCGACGACGGTGGCGAGGCCGATGCCCGAGTTCGCGCCGGTGGTGAGGACGGTGCCGCGTTCCATGCGACTGATTATTCCCCCCAGGGGGGATGATGCACTCGTGAACTGGCTCGAGGCGCTCGACCCGGACCTGCGGGTCAAGGTGACGCGCACGCCGACGCCCACGTGGATCGAGCCGATGGCGGCGACGCTGACCGACGCCCGCTTCGACGACCCCGAGTGGCAATTCGAGCGCAAGCTCGACGGCTTTCGCTTCCTCGCCTTCGTCAAGGACCGCGAGGCGCAGCTGCTGACGCGCAACAAGATCCGCCACCGCTTCCCGCTGATCGAAGCCACGCTGGTGGCGCAGGGGTTCGACGATTTCGTCGTCGACGGTGAGGTGTTGTGGGGCGATCGCCGCGCCGGCGCGCCGCGGGCGTCGGGCGACGAAGCATCGCAGTACGCGGTGTTCGACATCCTTCGTTTCGACGGTTACGACATCACGAAGCTTCCGCTTTACGCCCGCCAGCACCTGCTGGCGACCGAATTCGGCTGGGTCGAGCCGCTCGTGCTCGTCGAGCCGCTACCTGAGAACGGCATCGCCGCTTACGAGCGCGCCTGTCGCGAGGGCTGGGAAGGGGTGATGGCCAAGCGGCGGTCGTCGGTGTACGAACACAAACGCTCCAAGCAGTGGCTGAAGATGAAATGCGACGCGTCCCAGGAACTCGTCGTCGGCGGGTTCACCGAGCCGAGCGGTCACCGCTCCGGCTTTGGGGCACTACTCGTCGGCTACTACGACGGCGACGACTTCGTCTACGCCGGCCGCATCGGCACCGGGTTCAGCAACAGACTGCTCGAAGACATGCACGCGCAGATGCGAGCGATCGAGATCGACGCACCGCCCTTCACCGCGGGAACGGGTCTGCCGCGCAAGGACGCGCACTGGGTGCGTCCCGAGATCGTCGTCGAGGCGGCGTTCATGGAATGGACGAGCGACGGCAAGATGCGCCACCCGCGCTTCGTGCGCCTCCGCACTGACAAGAACCCGAAGGACGTCGTCCGCGAGAAGAAGAGCTAATGCCAACTTGTGTTCTGTGGCACACGTTTCGGGTGCCACAGAACACAAGTTCGCGGGGATTAGAGGTGGCTGTTAGAAGTCGTCGCGTTCGATGACGGTGGTACCGCCGCGGCGGCGGTAGTAGCGCGGGCCGCCGATGCCGCCCACGAGGAGCAGCACCAAGAGCACGAGGAGCAGGATCATCAACATGGCCTCCCTGTACCCGCCCATTCGTGGGCGGAACCACAGTGCAGCGCGGCGTAGACGCGATCGCGCAGCGCGTTGGCGTCGGCATCGGTAAGCGAACGCTCGAGGTCGCGCAGCACGATGCGCACCAACACGTTCTTCTGCCCCGGCCGCATGCCCATGCGGGCGACGGCCGACGCCGGCAGCGCGTCGTAGGGCGTCTCGGCGCACACACTGACCGATTCGACGGCGTCGGCGTCGTCGCCCAACGCGTCGCGTACGCGGTCGCCGAGGTCCTCGACGTCGTCGTCGGCGTCCACCGCGACCGATACGTCGCGCCGAACCGCCGGCATCGACGACACCGGCCGGTAAGGCGCGAGGTCGAGCATCTGGTCGGCGACGCGCGGGTCGCTCGAGCGCAACAGCCGGATGTCGGGGACGCCCTTGCGCAACATCAAGAACCGGTCGAGGCCGAGACCGAGGGCCAGGCCGTGCCACCCGTCGAGCCCGGCGGAGCCGAGCACGGCGGGGTGGGCGACGCCGCACTCCCACACCTCGACCCACTCGCCGCCGCGGCGGCCGTCGACTTGACGACCGTCGAGCGTGTAGGGATGCACCCGCGGCTCGGCGCGGTACTGCATGCCGGGGACGAGGGCGCCGACGAGCACCTGCGTCATCTCGTCCATCTCGGCGTTGCCCAGGGGGCGACGGGCGATTCGCCACAGGTCGAGTTGGTGCGGCGTGCCGGAGTGGAGGCGGTCGATGGCGTCGCGCCGAAACACGATGCCGGGGCACACCAGCAGCACGTCGTCGACGGGATCAGCGGCGAGGGCCCGCAGCGCGGGTGGGACCATGGCGCTCGAGTGGCTGCGCAACATGTGGCCGTCGTCGACGTAGCGCGTGTAACGGGCGTCGCGGCTGGCGGCGTCGGGGGTGAAGTTGAGGCGGTCGTAGTTGTCGGCGATGGGCACCACGCGCGGTCCCGGCGCGTGCCGCACGTCGCAACTCCACGCGTCGCGCAGTGCGTCGACGGCGAGGTCGACGAGGTGCTGGATGGCGTGGGGGCCGGCGGAGGGATCGGTCAGGTCGCGCAACGCGAGGTCGCGCGCCAGTTGGTCAGCGGTGAGGTGGATGGGCACGAAGACTCCTGGGTTCGGTGGCGGGCGGGCAACCCCCCGGCCCGCGACCCGAGCGGAGTCAGGCGCTGACGCGACGACGACCCCACGCGGCCAAAGCGGCCCGGGGGTCGGGAAATCGGCGACGACCGATCACTGCGTGCACGGGCGCAAGGTACGCGCGGCGCGCGTCCGTCACCAACGAATTTTCAAAGTCCGCGACTTCGTGCGGTTGTGGGTCGACAGGTGTCCATAACCCGGACGAAGTCAGGAGGGGACCCGGGCGTGGCGACGGTC harbors:
- a CDS encoding ABC transporter permease; this translates as MTELLQFTLFGLILGCIYAIAAMGLVLTYTVTGVFNFAHGAVGMLAAFGFYELHVNDGWPTPLAIVAVVFVGAPLAGVVVERLLRRFQGADYATSLVVTIALTVGLLGIALRAFDPGEARLSPYLFGNHRIVIASVPITYDRIAQVVIAIAVAIGLRVLLFNTPIGARMRAVVDDRELASLDGVRSLFVARFSWMIGFMLAALGGVLFAGGQNLSAIALTLLVLNAYGAAMIGRLTSFPMTIVGALALGLIQELTNVSWLYPDQAFFLRLRLAIPGLFLIVAVLLVPSFRLSVGRIVGRDEPAVPTLRKSLLSAVALVVFVAVFVNAIPAEQRRHVVGALVIATIALSLVALTGLSGQVSLTQYLFVGLGAFVTGSISHGHSLTGMLLGGLLCAVVGALVALPAVRLRGLHLALSTFGVALVGRELILGDERILGQGGLGVGRPSIFGINLGSDAAFAIWCAVIFAVFAVLIGVLRRSWFGRRLTAIRDSELAAASLGLGVRTTKVAVFAFSAFIAGCAGALFGGWQGAAQGLQFDPINSLVIVLFAYVGGITTVAGALVAGALFALLNYAEATFPSIGGVVFIGVAAAAITLGRQPNGLAGIGLDAVRQIKRRLPRTARPNAAVAQSAVEAV
- a CDS encoding ABC transporter ATP-binding protein, with product MALLEARGVRVRFGGLQAVDDVSLDVEAGTIVGLIGPNGAGKTTTFNALSGVQACSGKVVLDGADVSHEPVHKRATRGMARTFQRLEVFGSMSAFDNIRTAAEIAGRAQRRGIGEAAATAREIVDRLGLVPVADRRADALPTGQGRLVELGRALATRPKIVLLDEPASGLNESETERLSTVLEAVRDDGIGVLLVEHDMDLVMQLCSTIYALNFGTVIASGTPAQIRKDPAVQDAYLGSAV
- the ligD gene encoding non-homologous end-joining DNA ligase, with amino-acid sequence MNWLEALDPDLRVKVTRTPTPTWIEPMAATLTDARFDDPEWQFERKLDGFRFLAFVKDREAQLLTRNKIRHRFPLIEATLVAQGFDDFVVDGEVLWGDRRAGAPRASGDEASQYAVFDILRFDGYDITKLPLYARQHLLATEFGWVEPLVLVEPLPENGIAAYERACREGWEGVMAKRRSSVYEHKRSKQWLKMKCDASQELVVGGFTEPSGHRSGFGALLVGYYDGDDFVYAGRIGTGFSNRLLEDMHAQMRAIEIDAPPFTAGTGLPRKDAHWVRPEIVVEAAFMEWTSDGKMRHPRFVRLRTDKNPKDVVREKKS
- a CDS encoding SDR family oxidoreductase codes for the protein MRVVVIGASGGLGRCIGVGLAHKGAQVALMARRKDRIADAAAEAGNGALAIACDATDAASCAAAIDEAATAMGGIDGLVYTPAVGPLTRIEDIDADTWHRTFDTNVVGAALATGAALPHLRASNGTAVYLSSVSASLTPPWPGLASYAVTKAALDKLVDAWRAEHPTVGFTRLVVGECAGGEGDAMTEFANGWDGELVSELMPQWFARGYMSGTLMPVQRLVDAVDLVLHAGATDAIHSLIVAPRPPA
- a CDS encoding choice-of-anchor P family protein, which produces MKLRLFGALLVGAVALAPTASVGAQTSDTALGGYQGTAAGSALQVDYTPQGLLPLPSLIDIGSPDAVATISSGPSTFAQSSVLDPGDLLYNPDALLTLFSSQYPSGTLPTYPFRVSANSGFGEPSAESNPAPGLNATVRAEPDGSRASASAPAVQAPPLVNLGTASALATTKISGDTVITHSLTKVSGIDVFNLLTIDSVVTDLTATSQGAGKTPKLEGGTKIVGAKIAGRPVTIDGDGVHVPKSALPVPKSLGASLNDALKRAGLHITVSAPIPLSDSSHGRLASGGLRIDFDNSTRSISALAQLFDAIPSIASPVPMVPSVDDIKVALQARNVAAIELARGDVSLATTSAAIFDDDTALPVADLGADLGNYDIPSSPDVGALVPRQPAAVLPRTTTAATTNPVSPFGAGIGGLLLIALLLQPFFGQALARLSNGVLAPTGAESCDREEL
- a CDS encoding SDR family NAD(P)-dependent oxidoreductase — translated: MERGTVLTTGANSGIGLATVVELAKVGFHSVGSVRSQEKSDVVIKAAADAGVAGKVDTIILDVTDADACASVIESLPPLSGLVNNAGFGLTGAVEDVSDDEAHLLFETMVHAPVRLARLAIPEMVRNGGGRIVNVSSIAGRTTSPLAGHYTAAKHALEALSDALRIEVASRGVHVALVEPGGFKTNIWDDMERDIANREQAGSRFIAAYRRSMSGQRVLERLMGDPTQCARTIATALTTRLPRARYLVGADARALLLADTLTPTPIKDFFLRRGLDL
- a CDS encoding aldehyde dehydrogenase, with translation MSVQDELRLLANPDHFFIGGEWVAPSSGSAFEVIDSATEQVFMRVAEAQAPDMDRAISAARTAFDEGPWPRMTHAERASYLEALGAGIAARNDDLGQIWPRQSGALHKVAQYAGLGAQATFNYYAGLANTFAWEERATPSAGGKFGLLVREPVGVVGAIIPWNAPLGLIANKVAPALIAGCTVVLKASPEAPGEAYVVAEAAEAIGLPPGVLNVLTADREVSELLVRDPRVDKITFTGSTAAGRRIASICGERIARCTLELGGKSAAVILDDMDLGVAAKTLSRAECFLAGQVCSSLTRIVVSRSRHDELVEALAATFSQVRVGDPFDAETQMGPLVAERQRDRVLDYIAKGVDAGAQLATGGGRPAHLERGYFVEPTVFGNVDNGSVIAQEEIFGPVLSVIPAADERDAVRIANDTIYGLNASVFTNDVDRAREVAGQLRSGTVGHNAFRTDFGIAFGGFKQSGIGREGGIEGLLPFLETKTVILEDTPSNYS
- a CDS encoding ATP-binding cassette domain-containing protein, whose product is MTTAVAAEVSPLALLGVGAAYGRIEVLHGVDIAVPRHRVAALLGPNGAGKTTALAVMSGLMQPTRGCRHVDGRHVNRARADELTRIGIRHIREGRSVYPNLSVRDNLIVAASAGASAAAIEEVAFTLFPQLKARHAQLAGNLSGGEKQMLALARGLGAQPSVLLIDELSMGLAPLVVAELYETVANVAAQGVSVLVVEQFARVGLRYASEAYVMAHGTVTYAGPSAGAEDAVYRAYLGADK